From a region of the Triticum aestivum cultivar Chinese Spring chromosome 7D, IWGSC CS RefSeq v2.1, whole genome shotgun sequence genome:
- the LOC123169664 gene encoding momilactone A synthase-like codes for MFRAMRVLFSTAKSGAAGSAGSPSRPLSASSDSRRLAGKVAVITGAASGIGKVTAAEFVRNGAKVVLADVQDSLGRAVAAELGDPDTACYTRCDVTDEAQVAAAVDLAVARHGRLDVMFNNAGITGGNYAGSAIESLDMADFDRVMAVNLRGVAAGIKHAARAMAPRGAGCILCTSSTAGALGGSGPHAYSVSKTAVVGMVRSAAAELAARGVRVNAISPYAIATPMGARSGREMLGLPPGGAVDEELIRRLFDEDINEMGGGVVLRAEDVARAAVFLASDDARYITGHNLMVDGGFSVVKPLNVRAC; via the exons ATGTTCCGAGCAATGCGCGTCCTTTTCAG CACGGCGAAGAGCGGAGCGGCCGGAAGTGCAGGAAGCCCGTCACGCCCCCTCTCCGCTTCCTCTGACTCTCGTAGGTTGGCCGGCAAGGTGGCCGTGATCACCGGCGCGGCGAGCGGCATCGGGAAGGTGACCGCCGCCGAGTTCGTCCGGAACGGCGCCAAGGTCGTGCTCGCCGACGTCCAGGACAGCCTGGGCCGCGCCGTGGCCGCCGAGCTCGGCGACCCGGACACGGCCTGCTACACCCGCTGCGACGTCACCGACGAGGCGCAGGTGGCGGCCGCCGTGGAcctcgccgtggcgcggcacggcCGGCTCGACGTCATGTTCAACAACGCCGGGATCACGGGCGGCAACTACGCGGGCTCGGCCATCGAGTCCCTGGACATGGCCGACTTCGACCGCGTCATGGCCGTCAACCTCCGCGGGGTGGCCGCCGGCATCAAGCACGCGGCGCGCGCCATGGCACCGCGCGGCGCGGGGTGCATCCTCTGCACGTCCAGCACGGCGGGCGCGCTGGGTGGGTCGGGCCCCCACGCTTACAGCGTCTCCAAGACGGCCGTCGTCGGCATGGTGCGTTCCGCGGCGGCGGAGCTGGCGGCGCGCGGCGTGAGGGTGAACGCCATCTCGCCGTACGCCATCGCGACGCCCATGGGGGCGCGCTCCGGGAGGGAGATGCTGGGCCTTCCACCGGGGGGCGCTGTCGACGAGGAGTTGATCAGGCGGCTGTTCGACGAGGACATCAACGAGATGGGCGGCGGCGTGGTGCTGCGCGCGGAGGACGTTGCGAGGGCGGCGGTCTTCCTGGCGTCCGACGATGCCAGGTACATCACCGGGCATAATCTCATGGTGGACGGCGGGTTCTCCGTCGTGAAGCCGCTCAACGTCCGGGCCTGTTGA